A region from the Bacillota bacterium genome encodes:
- a CDS encoding TIGR04076 family protein gives MGQSYNHPKKIKIVVHKLTSPPDGGACHIHTEGQEFEFDFERCPKDFCAAAFHSLWPHLRVMELGGRHPWDKESGVTYVACPDPNKTTVFKIIADDGRQAPKGN, from the coding sequence ATGGGCCAATCATACAACCATCCGAAGAAGATAAAGATAGTCGTGCACAAGCTGACGAGCCCCCCCGACGGCGGGGCGTGCCACATCCACACCGAGGGGCAGGAGTTCGAGTTCGACTTCGAGCGCTGCCCCAAGGACTTCTGCGCGGCCGCCTTCCACAGCCTCTGGCCCCACCTGCGAGTCATGGAGCTGGGCGGCCGGCACCCCTGGGACAAGGAGTCCGGAGTGACCTACGTGGCCTGCCCCGACCCCAACAAGACGACGGTCTTCAAGATCATCGCCGACGACGGGAGACAGGCGCCAAAGGGGAACTGA